From Paenibacillus graminis:
GCTGCCTTGCAGGCTGTCAGATCCAGCTCATCCATCTCTTCGTAGAAATCCAGGAATTCATCCGGCAGCTCGCCATCCCCCCAGGTATATGCACCGAGCAGCACGCCCTCATAGGCTTTGATCTCATCCGCATTGCAGTCAGTGACCGATTTCAGCACAGCCTCACCGCCTGCCTGGCGTATGCCTTCCACAATCAGTTCAGCCATTTCCTCCGTGTTGCCAGTCAAGCTGGCATATGCTACAAGCACCTTAGCCATGTATAGGTTCCTCCCAAAGTAAACATTTAATATGTCCGATAATTCAATCCAATACTCCGAAATGCACGCCAAAATGCAAGCCGGAATTCTTGTAGAAATTCATGTAGAAATTCGCGCAGAAATATGTCATGTATATATAATGCTAACCTCATTCTATTTGATAATGATTCTCATTGTCAA
This genomic window contains:
- a CDS encoding flavodoxin, whose product is MAKVLVAYASLTGNTEEMAELIVEGIRQAGGEAVLKSVTDCNADEIKAYEGVLLGAYTWGDGELPDEFLDFYEEMDELDLTACKAAAFGSGDTGYEIYCGAVNQIEEKLRERGAEIIQESLKIEYGPNAAEKETCRSFGRQFIETCAAVS